In Mytilus edulis chromosome 3, xbMytEdul2.2, whole genome shotgun sequence, the genomic window cacacattttttaaactaaataccccaaagatgattgtggccaagattggattaatttggccatgtagtttcagaggagaagatttttgtaatagattactaagatttacgaaaaatggtaaaaaattgactataaagggcaataactcctaaaggggtcaactgaccatttcggtcatcttgacttatttgtaattcttactttgctgaacattattgctgtttacagtttatctttatctataataatattcaagataataaccaaaaacagcaaaatttccttaaaactaacaattcagggtcagcaacccaacaacgggttgtccgattcatctaaaaatttcagggcagatagatcttgacctgataaacaattttacccatgtcagatttgctctaaatgctttggtttttgagttataagccaaaaactgcattttacccctatgttctatttttagccatggcggccatcttggttggttggcggagtcacgccacacattttttaaactagataccccaatgatgattgtggccaagtttggtttaatttggcccagcagtttcagaggagaagatttttgtaaaagttaacgacgacggacgacggacgacggacgacgacgacggacgccggacgcaaagtgatgggaaaagctcacttggcccttcgggtgagctaaaaaggaggatttataatttgaaaaagaaGATTAATCCTATCACATATTCATATGCGGGTCCCAAGTAAGAAACATCTTTAGTAATAATTTCATTCCATTTCTTCATGTTGTTATTTCAAGAAGTCGGACACTTTGGTGTTGATTGCACATCTTTGATGGTTTCTGTTTAGTTCTTTGACAATGACTCAGAATGATCTAGAGCTCGATTTATGGTATTGTTATGAATATGGTAACTCGGAACTACATATAACTGGTCTTACTATTACCAATGTACATTCGGACAACTACCACGTCATATTAAGGAATTCCGGGATTCCCCATGGTATATTTGGCAGTCATTACCCTAGTTATTATCCAGATCGGACGTCCCCACATTGATGAGCGGCCTATTAGACGACTAATGACTCAAGCATAGGATTGTGATATTATAGGTAATATATTGCATACACATAACCCTATAAAAGCATTACAGTGGTGTCAGAAGTCGGCACGAATCCACTAATTTACACTGTTAATCGGTGACATCCGTTCGcgccatattttcatattttttctttgttttcgcgAGAGGAAAATCTTTGTATCTTCTCTCCGGCTATTGTATTATTTCATGGCGCGCTGATTTATCAGTACTATTGATATTTGCGCGAGTGATATATtcgtttcatatttatattgtgaTTATCAGACTTCCCGTGTGATAAAATTCCCATCCCCCTTTTTGTaacacatttacaaaatacacaGATTTGCATACACCTTGAGAATAAGACAAAATAACCTTATAAACAAACAACTAGTGGATAGTTTTTGATTATCTATTTGGTTTATTTcaggttttgtttatttatataatacaaatcaacacattttttttcttcattcattgatattcCGTTGAGCGTCAGATCTTCTGATGTAAgatatcatttatatgtttttcttttgtttttcataaattattgatACAACTGTGTGCGTCAGATCTTCTAATGTCATAgttgttatcaaaatatttttttttcattttgtttaattgtctAGCTTGTCTGTTTTACCGTCTGAAAAGTGTTCACTCATTAAAGAATGTGTTGATAATAAAACTTTTACTGTACTACTATTTGTTGTGAATTGTGTATACATACGTCAATGTTTACAATTTCATGCCTGTgtataaatagtattttttctgagtttatgaatttgtatatatgatattaaaaagaaagacaaatataaacatatttgattgTGTCACTTATATGTTTATTTACATGCATATgtgaaagttttgaatatttagGTCCCTTGACTTATATGATAATATAAACAGggttattaaaattgtttaatttctgaAGCAGCTTTGCGCGTCAGATCCTCTGGTGTCATAGGTGTTTtcagattgtttttatttttgctataCTTTTGTTTTCATTGGCAAATCGGAATAAAatcagtacatttttttttcgtttttttaagctTTTATTAAAATCTTAGTTAGTAATTCACAACTCAACTCAAAATATGAGTAACTCAAGTAATTTTGACGGAACAGTGCCACTCGGATGGTCTCTGCTGAAAGCCGATATTGAGTCTACAGCTTTTGAGAAAGGGTGGAAAAGTGAACAAAAATTACAAGCATTGGTATCGAGAATTACTGGAAAAGCACTGAAATTCTATAAGAACCGGTCATACACGATACAGACAGACTACGAAACACTGTGCAAACTATTTAACGACCGATTTGACTCAGTTGGGCATCCATTACTTATTTTGGAAACTCTAGAGAATATCTTCCCATATCCAGATGAGTTATTGGACGAATTTACAGACAGGATTGAAGAGTTGGTAGAAGGGGCATTCCAAAATGAATCGGAGATTGTAAAAGAACATCTTATTATAAAATACCTCACTAATGCTTGTTGTGAGGAAGAAGGGAAAGAACTAGTGCAAGCTGTCGCCGAAGGTTCAGTGTACGAGGCAAAACGTTACCTCTGTACATTAAGTAAAGTAACATCTAAGAGATATTTAAAACTGAAAAGTTTATGGGAACCAGAAATGACAAATAGAATAGATGATATTAATTTCAAGATTGAAAAGACCGGAGACCATGATCCTATTGTAAGAAGACAAGAAACAGATGAAATTGTTGATTCCAAAGAGATAACTAGAACAATTAGAAACGATGAACCAGAATGTTATACCTCATATAAATATTCGAGCGAAGTGGAATGGAATGGAGCAATGGAAAAGAAAGGCGCTGATACCAATTTGATAGAAAAGACGGAAGTCCATAGTCCCGTTATGATAGGACAAGGAACAGAGCAAACGGTGCATCAAGGAAAGACAATCGAGAAAGTATCAGACCCAGTAATAGAACACCATGCAACACCATGCCATTCCAATGTTGTGAAGGAAGATACAGTTTACACAATTGAAAGTCCCAATCCCAATTACGAAGCGTGTTGGTTAAGTGAAGATGATGATAAAGTGCACAGAGAGGAAAGTTCCACTCCTAAGTACGAAACAGATTGTTTAGATGAAAATGATGATGATAACATACAGACAGAGGAAAGTCCCAGTTCCAACTACAAGTCAGATGCAATATGTGAAACCGAGGAAAAGGGACAGAAAAAACTTACCAAATCCCACTGTTTCAACGAACAAAAACATGATTgtaataacaaaatgaataaaagtaaagTCAGTGCAGCTAAACCATGCAAAGAAACATCGAGGTTAATAACTCGACACAAACTCCATCTACTTGTTCAAGCAATGGTAAAAGACAATAATGACTTGGATAAAAGGAGGTCAACAAACAGACATGAACATATTTTAGAAGAAAGCATAAATACCAATGAAGATTCACAGTGTATACTAAAATACGACCAGGTCATGCAATCTCAACCCAAACACGAGGAAGGAGGAAATAAAGACTTGAAACATTTTATCAAGTTAAATTCATACCAAAATCAGTTAAGTCAATCAGAACTAGAATTGCTTAGTAACACCATTGACCGCCTTACTCCAAATTCTGTATACTGCCAAGATAATTTGTTGACGCTTGAACTTAAGGACAAACAATATCGTTACTGGATGACATCACATGGCAATACGAAGACCCATAATCATGATGAAGGAGAAGATAGAGAACAAGATAGTAATAAGGAGGGGAAAAGTCTTCAAAATACTTGGAGTAACTGCGACAAAAGACAAATTATGAAGACAGAACAAGGGACACAAATTGATGACTTATCTTCAGGAAAAGAATCCAGTCTTACAAAAAGAAAAGAGGTGAAAGATCAGAGTACACAAACAACAGATGATCAACAAACTCCAATACACTTTGATCAAATACATAAATGGAGCATGCATTTTACACAGACAGCCATCAACCATCGCAATACTGTCAACGCAGAAGGTGAACATATTGATCCTGGTTTCCTTGAAGGAACACTATTAAAAGGAAAAACATGTACAGAAAAAAATCAGGAAGTAAAGAGATGTACAAGAGCATACGAGACTAACAATCTGGTCAGAGATGATTTGAAACATACAGAAAAGAAAGCTTACGTGAAGACTGAAAGGTCCAAATACAAGAAAATAAACTTGGAACAACAGATAAAAATGACAAAGCAGAACTTGATCACCAAGAAAAAAGAAACTGCTACAAGTAAAAGGAAGATATTGAGAACAATAAGGAGAAAAGAAGAACAAGTAGCAATTAGAGTGTTACCAAAGACGAGGAGTTGGGGTAAAGACGTGAAACTTAGATGGAAGAAACCTAAGGCTAAAAGATTCCATAGTAAAACATTGGTGGCATCGGATTGGAACCTTAACCGTGACAGAAAGGATGGTCAGACTGAACGTTTGGTGACGGACACATCATTTGATATTTCTGCAATCGAAGATGGAGATATTGTTGCCATACAAAAACTAGTTTCTTAAgttgtgtttttatgtttttaatttgattgaaatcaaatgtatatagttaCTGTATTATTTATATCAGaattacatttatattgaatGCTATAGTTACTgccatgtatataattatgtacaaGTGTTGGTTCAGAAAACTAGTGgtttagttttttaatttttatattcgAAATGCATATATAATTGTATGAAATTCATGTCTttagatatttgccactggacatcaatGAGCAAAAGACAATCCAtccatttattcattttaaactGATGTTTCTGCATAAAAACTACAATAATTTCAGCTTTACTTTAGGTTTATGTCGGcatcattttattcatattaaacaTTTATATGTCTCTTTCTTATACCAGAAATATCCTTTCTTCCAAGATTTCTACTGGTAGGAGCTTTACAACAACGAAGTGAACTATTTTACCCCAAATAAATTGTAGTTGCATTCATATGAGCGTACGCAACTAATGCTTTTAGAATAGAATCATTGTTTTTATGGAAGAGGGAGGAAGTGGAAAGGATATTCATTTCATATTTAGCATTGGCGTTTTAAGAGACATGCATATTGTATTCTTTGAATAATTCTACTTCCAAATTGGCTATCCTCTGAATAGACGAACTTGTTCAGCAATCACAAGATGTCGTGTTGAAACTAAAGctatattatcaatattattgtATAGGACGTTTTAAAATACACCTTTACGATACAATATATCTTATTATCGTCATAATCGTATATAgagattgttttatatatttgtgtACAGAAGGAAAAGGATAGCTGTTTTTCATAACTTAAATGATTATAGCTTTATACTGTATAACAATGGAGAATCTATCTCCATGTATCAACCATATGTGTATCAACTACAACTTTACGGACTAGTGTATTCCAAGGATTTCAAATTAAGGATGTATTTTTCGCATTTAAACATCGAACACTTTATACAATTTAGTGTTGAGATATAAAAGAAGGTGCCATGACTTTATTCTAGAAGAGGTCCATTTCTATGAAAGAGGGAGGAATGTTATGAATATGGTAACTCGGAACTACATATAACTGGTCTTACTATTACCAATGTACATTCGGACAACTACCACGTCATATTAAGGAATTCCGGGATTCCCCATGGTATATTTGGCAGTCATTACCTTAGTTGTTATCCAGATCGGACGTCCCCACATTAATGAGCGGCCTATTAGACGACTAATGACTCAAGCATAGGATTGTGATATTATAGGTAATATATTGCATACACATAAccctataaaaaaaagtaaaaacacaaaaatactgaactccgaggaaaattcaaaaaggaaaatcaaaaatcaaaaggaaaaatcaaaagtccaaacacatcaaacgaatggataacaactgtcatattcctgactgatAAAAGCATTACAGTATTGTCATCTGTTTTTGTTGGAATGTTGTACGTGTCCTTTCTAGATATCTTTTGACTACTTTTGTTGTTATGTTGTTGTCTTATTGACTTAATTTCTATTAACACACCTACACAAATCCAATGTACATACGTAacgtaaaaatataaaacaacacgtttaataatttattgcgtccgaagcgcttttctggatttaccttcatcaggaacgctcaaagccaaacatttgaaatccgagatgtataagtaccgacaatcgttgaagagctatatgttaaaaatacctaaaataaatagccaaattcatctaaaaccaactttgcctgagggagttgaaaccttagtttcataataatttcaaaatttataaacggacaattttagtaaagtttgtttaatcatgtcttAACATATGTGTCGTACTCTTCAGTTGTGATTTAAATGATTAATAAAACTTTCTTACTTTAAAAGTCATAGCTTCCTGGTTAGGTACGCGGGCATCTGTTAAATACCCGCACATAATAAATACTTCCTCATCTCTTACACCTACGATGATGAAAAATGAGAATAAATGACGTGAGAGATAACATGTATAGTTTACTTTAGATGTCTAGAGAAAGAGAAAACGATGGTAAGTGATATGTTATTCTGCTTCTTCCATTTTGTCTTACCACGTGATGATCGTACTAAATTAAACTATAACTAACTCGATAAACCATAAAACCTAGTCTAACCTCTTTATCAATGAATATTAAATATATGTtcttataaaatgttttttttttcattaatagtTTTATAGGGAAAATTCTTCCTTTCCTCCCTACACTGggctttttttgaattttttttttttttgttgttgattatttttttttcattaattgtcGAGGAGTAAGGTTCAACCCCCACCCCCTCTTAAAAAATTATTATGCGATTTGTTATACGGTGATTATTCTACACACACAAACAGTTAAATGGCTTTCATGAAAGACATCATTATACAGGATAAAAAAAAGTAGATTGTTTAATTCAAATCTGCAAATTATTCAATATATCCTGATGCACAAGAATTAAATGGAGCATGAAACAAATTTGtgaaaaggaaataaaataccTTTCAATAAACCGTTAACATAACTAACTATAATTGCGTGactgtaaacag contains:
- the LOC139515544 gene encoding uncharacterized protein; translated protein: MSNSSNFDGTVPLGWSLLKADIESTAFEKGWKSEQKLQALVSRITGKALKFYKNRSYTIQTDYETLCKLFNDRFDSVGHPLLILETLENIFPYPDELLDEFTDRIEELVEGAFQNESEIVKEHLIIKYLTNACCEEEGKELVQAVAEGSVYEAKRYLCTLSKVTSKRYLKLKSLWEPEMTNRIDDINFKIEKTGDHDPIVRRQETDEIVDSKEITRTIRNDEPECYTSYKYSSEVEWNGAMEKKGADTNLIEKTEVHSPVMIGQGTEQTVHQGKTIEKVSDPVIEHHATPCHSNVVKEDTVYTIESPNPNYEACWLSEDDDKVHREESSTPKYETDCLDENDDDNIQTEESPSSNYKSDAICETEEKGQKKLTKSHCFNEQKHDCNNKMNKSKVSAAKPCKETSRLITRHKLHLLVQAMVKDNNDLDKRRSTNRHEHILEESINTNEDSQCILKYDQVMQSQPKHEEGGNKDLKHFIKLNSYQNQLSQSELELLSNTIDRLTPNSVYCQDNLLTLELKDKQYRYWMTSHGNTKTHNHDEGEDREQDSNKEGKSLQNTWSNCDKRQIMKTEQGTQIDDLSSGKESSLTKRKEVKDQSTQTTDDQQTPIHFDQIHKWSMHFTQTAINHRNTVNAEGEHIDPGFLEGTLLKGKTCTEKNQEVKRCTRAYETNNLVRDDLKHTEKKAYVKTERSKYKKINLEQQIKMTKQNLITKKKETATSKRKILRTIRRKEEQVAIRVLPKTRSWGKDVKLRWKKPKAKRFHSKTLVASDWNLNRDRKDGQTERLVTDTSFDISAIEDGDIVAIQKLVS